The Pontibacter sp. SGAir0037 DNA segment TCAGAAATTCTTCAGACAATAAGATAGCAATGAAAGACGCTATTCGTTGTTCTGTAAATATAGAATATTCCGCAAGCTTTCACAATCTGTATTCTATAAATTAATTATAGAAGTAAACCTTGCAAACGTATTTTTGGGGTGAGAACATGTGTTAAAACCTCACTGGCGCTCCCCGATCACCTTATGATCCACCTGCTTTACAGGTAGGTCAATCTGAAGTTACCAAAGGTTCCATACTTATTTTCTGCCTCCTTATCAGCCTTCACAAATAAACCTGCTTTCATTCCCCAGGACCACCAAGCGAGGTAGCTTGCCTTTACAGGAGCGTCCAAGGGCATGGCTGTCCAATTTTCATTATCTGTGCTGTAGGCAAACTCAAATAAATTAGCTCCTTTAGCAGTTGACCGCAGGTAAACAGTTGCCGTTGTGCTGACTTCTGCTTCCGAGAGTACCTCAAAGGTATCTTCATCCGACTTCCAGACCACCAGCTTGCTTTCCTTTACCCCAAACCCTAAAGCCTTATTGTTGGTCGCATAATATACCAGTCCGCTCAGCACCTTGCTTTCCTGGGTGATGGTCGTGCTGATTTCAAAATCACCTCGCTCGGGCACAGTTACCAAGGCAGAGAAGATGTGTTCTCCCTTCACAATTGGCTCATCTTTTAACCGGAGCCTGGAGTTTGAAATTTCAGTGACAGGCAGGTAGGTGGATGCGTCATACCGCCACCAGTCGGCCAGACCATTATCGAACTCATCAACCTTATCGGTTTGGAGTTGCCCAGGCCTGATGTTTTCAGCGGTGAGGTTGAAGTAAGGCCATTCCGTTTTATTATCCCAGAAAAATGGGCTGAGCATGACCGACCTGCCTAAGTATGGAAATCCGTAGCTATGATAGGCATGATAAAGATATTGCCATTCCTGCCCCGTGTTTACAGCAGTGCCATGGCCTGGACATTTCCAGGTCTCATTGCCAGTTAAAATGGGATTTGCGGGATTTTTTTCCCAAGGGCCTAGCATGGATTTAGCCCTGGCTACACCTACCTGGTAGTCGCAAGAGCCACCACAACAGGCATTTCCAGAATAAAGCATATAAAGATAGTCGCCATGTTTCACAATGCATTGGCCTTCTATTCCTCCGCTTTCCCAGCTGCCTTCCTCAGCCGTTAGTATATCAAATGCTTCACCTGTCAGTTTTAATCCATCATCTGTTAAAGCTGATCCCAGGATTTGAATGGGCTTGTCCGGGTTAAGTCCGTATGCTTTCCAGGTGATGTACTTGGTACCGTCTTCCTCATAAACATAAGCATCTATGGCTTCGTTACCCCACTCGATAATGATGCCATGGTCTGTAAATCCTTTTCTGATATCACTGGTAGTTGCTACACCTATACAGGAAACACCATCGGTCCTTCTGGCGGTGTAATAACAGTAAAAGGTACCTTTGTCGTAATACAGTTCAGGTGCCCAATAGCTGTCTATTGTCCAGGCAGGCTTTTCATCGAATACGTAGTTGACGAATTCCCATGTCTTCAGGTCTTTGGATTGATAAATTGGATAGTAAGGTCCCCAGTTGTTGGACGACCCACTGGCATAATACATATCACCTACCCTAATAATCGAAGGATCAGGCAGTTCACCTGGAATAACCTGCTGTTGATAGGTTTGCTTTAGTTCAGGGGTGCAGCTTACAAGCCAGAAAGCAAAGAAAATCAGAAGTAACTTATACATTATTCTTAGGTTTGAGTACTACATTATTAACCAAGGCAATCTCTAAATTAAACCAGCCTCCTGCTTTTCAGAATGCTACAAAGGCTTAATTTCCGCTTGCCCAAACTGCTTAAGAAGCTTAGACGACCTTTAACTACCAATCCTACAGATTCATCCGCTCAGATTGGTTCCTCTCATTGCTGTTCATCTACAAATTTCAGCTTTAACCAGAGGTAGTCCAAGCACGACTTAAAATTATCATTTTTTACTTAATCGTTTTAGGTAGGATCATGTTTTAATGTAAATACATTCTTATAAAGAATTCGTAATTTAGCTATGATGTATATTGCTGACCACTGATTTTGTTACAGGAGAAGTCTTTCGTTCTGTAACTATAGTTTTTTATATAAAATATTCTTTACCAGTTCCTATGAACTTAGCTCTTGATCGAAAAAATCCTATCCCACTGCACATTCAGGCAGAATATCTACTCCGAGAACTCATAAATGATCCTATTTACAAAAACGGTAAGCTATTGCCCAATGAAATGGAACTGGCAAAGCAGTTGGCAATATCCAGAACGACACTACGGCAGGCCATCAACAAACTGGTGTATGAGGGGTTACTGATAAGAAAAAAGGGCATCGGGACAAAAGTTGCCATGCCCTCCGTTAGCTCTAAATCACAGAACTGGCTCAGCTTCTCACAGGAAATGCAGGCACGGGGAATTCCAATAAAGAATTTTGAGCTTCATGTAAGCTGGGTGCTGCCAGACGAGAGCATAGCTAACTTTTTCGAAATCCCTGCCGATAGAAAAGTTCTGAAGCTTGAAAGGCTCAGAGGAAGAGAGGAAGGTCCTTTTGTCTATTTCGTCTCCTTCTTCCATCCCAGGGTGGGGTTGAATGGAGAGGAAAACTTTAAACGGCCACTTTATGAGATTCTGCAAAATGACTATTCTATTATTGCTCAATTATCCAAAGAAGAAATCACAGCCATAGCAGCTGATGGCTTTTTAGCTAAGAAGCTTGAAATGAAATTAGGAGAGCCTGTTTTATTTAGAAAACGGTTTGTGTATGACCAGGGAGAGCGGCCAATGGAATATAACCTGGGATATTACAAGGCCGATAGCTTTGTGTATACGGTAGAAAGCACGAGGTCATGAGGCTCAGGTAAAGGTAATGAAGCGCATGTATGAATTTATTCTCAGCACAAAGAACAAATTCATACATGCGCTTCATCGTGATTAATCAGGAGTATTACGTCAGCCAATCTGCGTAGTAAACTGCCTTACGGACAGCTGCTATTGCACAGAAGGCGGAGGTGCCTGAACTCCCCAGTTCTTATTGGGCTGGCTACCCATGACAAACTTGAGTTTGCCCCCCTGCATCAACTCGTCCCGGTACAACCAGCAGTTGTTCAATGGCTTGCCGTTGAACTCCGCGGACTGGATGTACACGTTTTCAGCTGCATTGTTTTCGGCCTCGATAACCAACTGCTTCTTATTGCCCAATGCAATGGTCGCCTTGTCGAACAGCGGGCTTCCGATTTGCACAACAGGCCTGGCGTCGGTAAAGCCTTTCACATCGAACAGCCCGAGCGCAGCCAGGTTATACCAGGAGCCCAGCTGGCCCTGGTCCTCGTCCTGCCCGTAGCCGTAGCCGTGTACCCCCTCTGTACCGTAGAACTCATCGCAAATGGCCCTGGTCCATTTTTGCGTTAGCCAAGGCTGGCCCGAGAAGTTAAAGAGCCAGCTGATGTGCAGGTTAGGTTGGTTCCCGTGGTTGTATATGGCGTTGATGCCCGCAAAGGCGTCAATGGTTTTGCCCCCGCCAAAGGCGTTCTTTTGAGACTCGGCAAAAATACTGTTCAACCTGGTGTTGAACTCTTCTTTACCCACGGCAGAGATCAATGCTTCCGGGTTCTGAGGAACAAAAAAGGTATACTGGATGGCATTTCCTTCCTGGAAGCCTCTCCAGGCCTGGTACGGGTCAAACGGAGCGATGAAATTGCCATGGATGTCTTTGGGGTGTATCAGCTTAGACTGCGGGTTGAACAGGTTCTTCCAGCCGCCCGCATACTTCATTAGCTTCTGGTAGTCTTCCGTCTTGCCCATCGATTTTGCCATCTGGGCGGCCGCGTAGGCACTAAAGGCGTATTCCATGGTGTGCGAGGCTGAAAACGTAGACCCCGTAGAATCCGTGATAAAAAGATCGCCCCCTCCTATAAAAGGGCTGTACCCGCGCTCTACAAAAGCCTTCACATCCATTTTACCGGAGCCTTCCACCCTGTTTTTCCAGCTCATCTCATTTGCGTAAACCGCTTTATAAGCCAGCTCCGTGTCATAGTCCCGGATACCGGCATTGTAAGCCGCTGCCACGGCCAGCCCTACCATATTGGTGCCTACCCCTGAAACAAAATTACTGTTGGCTATACCGTCGCCGAACCACCCTCGCTCTTTATAGACCTGCAACTGGGTGTGCACAAAATCGTTGTAATGCTGCGGGTAAGCTAAAGCCCACAATTGGGTGATGTTCCAGTAGCCCCCCCAAATGGCATCCGTATTCATAAAGTTATAGCTGAAGTTTCCCTTCGCGTCGCGGGGTAACTGCCCGATTGTCCCGTCGTGCCGGGGGAAGGCGCCGTTCACATCGCTGGCCACGCCGCGGCCCAACAATGCATGGTATAGACCGGTGTAGAACTTGACTTTATCTCTCTCGTCTGGGCCTTCTACCTGCAGCTTGCTTAACTCTTGTTCCCATGCGCTTTGGGCCTGCTCCCTGGCTTTGTCAAACGAGAGCTTTTCGCCCTCGGCGGCCAGGTTTAACCTGGCATTCTGCGTGGAGGTATAGGATAGCCCTACTTTTATTTCGATGGATTCCTGGTCTTGGGTATGGTACTCCAGGTAAAGACCGGCTCCTTTGCCCGTGGCTACCGTTGCAGAGGCCTCTACCCCTTTTTCCGAGAAGGAACCAACGCGCAGAGGCTTCTTGCTAACTTCTCCGTAGAAATACATAAACACCTTGCCTTCAGGGTCGTATTTTTTCACATATTTCGGATAGGTCTCCACAAAGCCCTCGAAATGGGTGTCATCGACCATTTTAATGGAAGCATCCGTAACCCAGCCACTCTCCCCCTGTACATTCCCTATATCCAGCATGATCCTAGACTGGTCGTTCTCAGGGAAAGTATAGCGGTGGAACCCGACGCGCTTGGTGGCGGTCAGTTCGGCAGTAATCTGGTGCTCATCCAACACCACTCTATAATAGCCTGGTTCAGCCAGCTCGTTTTTCCTGTCAAAAGCAGACCGGTAGCCGCTGCCTGTGTTCTCCAAATCGCCGGGGCGTACTTTCAGCTCTCCGGCCGTAGGCATAAAGCTTACTCCTCCTACCTGCCATTCATGAAAATGCACAAATCCCTCAATAGAATTGTGCCGGGTGTCATACCCTACGGCTTCCCAGCCGTCTTTATTTCCGTAATGCCCATTGGTGGAGGGGGCCAGTTTGGCCATGCCGTAGGGCACAGCGGCCGGGGTATAGAAAAACCAGCGGCTATGGGCCGTGCCTATGTTGGGGTCCACATATTTCAAAACGCTCTCCTGCTTTACGCCGCTTTCCTGGCTTGTAAGGCAGGACATAAGCGATGCGGAGCATAGTGCAACAGTAAAAACAAGCTTTACACTTCTAACCAGGTTATTCATCAGTTATATGATAAGGATTTATAAAACAAACAGCAGCCAGGTATGTAACAAAGGGCTCATTGTCATCCGCATCCAAGCATTTAGAAGCCCCTTTGAAACCTTAGCCTGAACTTTTCTCTTTTGACGGAGTTGCCCACATATTTTGTATTTCTTCCAACGTTTTCCCTTTTGTTTCCGGCACCATTTTGTACACTACCCAAAAAGCGATGAGGCAGAAAGCGGCAAAGAACCAGAAAGTAACGGCGGCACCGTAAGAAGCCAGAAAGATGGGGGTTATCTGCCCTACGATCGTATCCGCCACCCACATCACCATGATGCTGAGCGCCAGCGCCCTGCCTCTGACTTTGTTGGGGAAAATCTCGGCGGCAACCACAAACTTCAGAGGGCCAATGGAAAAGGCAAAACAGGCCAGAAATACAATGATGCTCACCAACAGAAGCAGGTTGGAACCGCCGCTGTAAAAGCTATAGCCTGTTAAGAACAGGCTGACGGTCGCGCCTGCCGAACCTATCAGGTAAAGCGGGCGACGCCCCAGTTTGTCTACCTTCCAGACAGCGATCAGGGTAAACAGGAAATTGGCGAGCCCGAAAATCACCTGCCCCATCAGGGCATTGCTCATGTCGATACCGGCATCGTTCAGAATACGGGGACCGTAGTAGATAACTGCGTTCACACCGCTGAACTGCGAAAAGAGAGGCAAAAGCAGGCCTATCCACAATGCCTTTCGCATGCCGGGCGCAAACAGCTCTTTATAAGAACCTGTTTCCTGCTTCAGGGTGTGCTGTATGCTCAAAGCATCTTTTTCAGCCTCCGGACGGCTGCTGATTCTGGAAAGGATCCCGATCCCTTCTGCAACCCGCCCTTTCTGTATTAACCAGCGCGGACTCTCCGGCACAAACAACAGCCCTATGAGGAAGAGCACAGCCGGGAGTGCCTCCAGGCCAAACATGCTGCGCCATACCTCATCCATTACCAGGTACTCAAACAAGCCTTCGCTGCGGCTACTCTCTCCGCCTGCCAGCGAAATGTTCAGCAATCCGGCGTTTGTGAGGTATGCCACGACAATGCCAAGCGTGATAGCCAGCTGATAAAAGGTAACCAAACGACCGCGCACGGCCGCAGGGGCAATCTCCGATATATACAGCGGCGCCACGATAGACGCCACACCTACCCCGATGCCGCCCAGCATACGCGCTATGACCAATACGATGAAAGACGGTGCTCCAGCTGTGCCTACGGCAGAAACCAGGAACAGGATAGCGGCCAGTAGGAGTAGGTTCTTACGCCCCCACCGGTCGCTTAGCTCTCCCGAAAAGCCAACTCCGCCAATGGCGCCTACAAGCGCAGATGACACGAACCAGCCCTCTTCTGCCGCCGATAAGAGAAACTGCTCTTTAACGAAAGGCAGCACGCCAGAGATGACAGCCATATCGAACCCGAACAGCAGCCCCCCCATCGTCGCCACGATAGTGATCGCAAATAAGAAAAAGGATCTGTTTTGATGCATTTTGTTTGAATGAGCTTGTGAAAGACTGTCTGCCATGTGTCCTGAGGCGAATAAAGGTCAACGCCTCGCCTGGTTGTCACCCGTTCCTCCACAATACGCGTCTTTCACAAATGCCTTCACCACTTTTGCCCTTGACGGCCCGCGGTTAACAAGGGTATAGGCCCTGGCAGCAGCGGGAACAACGAACGTTTCCGCGTAACTCACCTCCTGCTCCACGTCACCTGTTCTAACAACAATGCTGCTTCCTTCTACTAAGCTTAGGATGTGGCACTGTTCCTCTGTTTCTGCCTGTACCTCTGTATCAAACTCGAACCGGTGAACCGCGTAAAAGTGCTCCGGATGGGTAGAAAGATTCACCAACTGCCAGTCTGCGCCTTTTCGGATAATGCTTTGTGCTGAGATCAGTTCTCTGGCAGCCGCTTCCCCTCTCCTGTCAAAGTCCAGGTTTTCAAACGCTCTGTCGATGTTCAGGGGCCGTGGGTTCCCGTCCAGGTCAAGGCGCAGCCAGTCGTACATTTTGAAGGTGTAAATGTAGGGGGTGCTGCTGATCTCCAGCACCATGTTGTTTATCCCGGAGCAATGAACCGTGCCATTCGGAATCAGGAACAGGTCGTGCTTTTTTGCAGGAAAGACCTGAATGAAGTCCTCCACCTGGATGGCTTCTTTTTCAGCCGCGCTTTTCTCAAGCAAGGCCCTGAACTCCTCCTTTTTCACGTCCTCCTGAAAGCCCAGGTATACTTTTGCATCCTGCCTGGCGTCTAAAATATAGTAGGTTTCATCCTGCGTGAAATTCTCTCCAAAGTTATCTTTGATGTAGGCCTTTGTCGGGTGGCACTGCACCGATAAGTTCCCGCCGTCGAACGTATCTAAAAAGTCGAACCGAATGGGGAACTCATCTCCGAAGCAGGAAGCCGCCTTTCCCAGTATGGCCCGGTTATCGTAATGCATCAGGTTGGCAAAGCTTACTTCAAGCAGCTTCCTGTCGCTTTCAAACACGACCCCGTTTTCAGGTGTGATAAGCTCGAAAGACCAGGCGTAGTTCGGCACATCCGGCGACACCCCCCGGATGTTTTCTTTGATCCAGTTTCCTCCCCATGCACCGGCTTCGAACCAAGGCCGTGCCCGAAAGGCACTCTCGGACATTTGCTTTAAGGCACCTCTCAGGTCATCCCCCAGCATCCAGGTAATGGCTGTTCCTCTTTGCTCATCAACAA contains these protein-coding regions:
- a CDS encoding family 43 glycosylhydrolase, which gives rise to MYKLLLIFFAFWLVSCTPELKQTYQQQVIPGELPDPSIIRVGDMYYASGSSNNWGPYYPIYQSKDLKTWEFVNYVFDEKPAWTIDSYWAPELYYDKGTFYCYYTARRTDGVSCIGVATTSDIRKGFTDHGIIIEWGNEAIDAYVYEEDGTKYITWKAYGLNPDKPIQILGSALTDDGLKLTGEAFDILTAEEGSWESGGIEGQCIVKHGDYLYMLYSGNACCGGSCDYQVGVARAKSMLGPWEKNPANPILTGNETWKCPGHGTAVNTGQEWQYLYHAYHSYGFPYLGRSVMLSPFFWDNKTEWPYFNLTAENIRPGQLQTDKVDEFDNGLADWWRYDASTYLPVTEISNSRLRLKDEPIVKGEHIFSALVTVPERGDFEISTTITQESKVLSGLVYYATNNKALGFGVKESKLVVWKSDEDTFEVLSEAEVSTTATVYLRSTAKGANLFEFAYSTDNENWTAMPLDAPVKASYLAWWSWGMKAGLFVKADKEAENKYGTFGNFRLTYL
- a CDS encoding GH92 family glycosyl hydrolase: MNNLVRSVKLVFTVALCSASLMSCLTSQESGVKQESVLKYVDPNIGTAHSRWFFYTPAAVPYGMAKLAPSTNGHYGNKDGWEAVGYDTRHNSIEGFVHFHEWQVGGVSFMPTAGELKVRPGDLENTGSGYRSAFDRKNELAEPGYYRVVLDEHQITAELTATKRVGFHRYTFPENDQSRIMLDIGNVQGESGWVTDASIKMVDDTHFEGFVETYPKYVKKYDPEGKVFMYFYGEVSKKPLRVGSFSEKGVEASATVATGKGAGLYLEYHTQDQESIEIKVGLSYTSTQNARLNLAAEGEKLSFDKAREQAQSAWEQELSKLQVEGPDERDKVKFYTGLYHALLGRGVASDVNGAFPRHDGTIGQLPRDAKGNFSYNFMNTDAIWGGYWNITQLWALAYPQHYNDFVHTQLQVYKERGWFGDGIANSNFVSGVGTNMVGLAVAAAYNAGIRDYDTELAYKAVYANEMSWKNRVEGSGKMDVKAFVERGYSPFIGGGDLFITDSTGSTFSASHTMEYAFSAYAAAQMAKSMGKTEDYQKLMKYAGGWKNLFNPQSKLIHPKDIHGNFIAPFDPYQAWRGFQEGNAIQYTFFVPQNPEALISAVGKEEFNTRLNSIFAESQKNAFGGGKTIDAFAGINAIYNHGNQPNLHISWLFNFSGQPWLTQKWTRAICDEFYGTEGVHGYGYGQDEDQGQLGSWYNLAALGLFDVKGFTDARPVVQIGSPLFDKATIALGNKKQLVIEAENNAAENVYIQSAEFNGKPLNNCWLYRDELMQGGKLKFVMGSQPNKNWGVQAPPPSVQ
- a CDS encoding sugar porter family MFS transporter: MHQNRSFFLFAITIVATMGGLLFGFDMAVISGVLPFVKEQFLLSAAEEGWFVSSALVGAIGGVGFSGELSDRWGRKNLLLLAAILFLVSAVGTAGAPSFIVLVIARMLGGIGVGVASIVAPLYISEIAPAAVRGRLVTFYQLAITLGIVVAYLTNAGLLNISLAGGESSRSEGLFEYLVMDEVWRSMFGLEALPAVLFLIGLLFVPESPRWLIQKGRVAEGIGILSRISSRPEAEKDALSIQHTLKQETGSYKELFAPGMRKALWIGLLLPLFSQFSGVNAVIYYGPRILNDAGIDMSNALMGQVIFGLANFLFTLIAVWKVDKLGRRPLYLIGSAGATVSLFLTGYSFYSGGSNLLLLVSIIVFLACFAFSIGPLKFVVAAEIFPNKVRGRALALSIMVMWVADTIVGQITPIFLASYGAAVTFWFFAAFCLIAFWVVYKMVPETKGKTLEEIQNMWATPSKEKSSG
- a CDS encoding GntR family transcriptional regulator, encoding MNLALDRKNPIPLHIQAEYLLRELINDPIYKNGKLLPNEMELAKQLAISRTTLRQAINKLVYEGLLIRKKGIGTKVAMPSVSSKSQNWLSFSQEMQARGIPIKNFELHVSWVLPDESIANFFEIPADRKVLKLERLRGREEGPFVYFVSFFHPRVGLNGEENFKRPLYEILQNDYSIIAQLSKEEITAIAADGFLAKKLEMKLGEPVLFRKRFVYDQGERPMEYNLGYYKADSFVYTVESTRS
- a CDS encoding class I mannose-6-phosphate isomerase codes for the protein MDDKPDKENLYGMIGAAAASHEVKGSATVPPAVAFRKTTQYVLPVEKAEAVEGYDVFPSFRIGEGKIGAGFDSFAGWLKNYNQVVLDGDPGVYWESFMGQLHPVLQNENVPVTLMPVNGALKGEDRVNAMVAPYLGGDDPIFGRVYDGSLADFFDREKLNGLHPAKEGLTILYGTGAALADWDCPVVFLEVPKNEVQYRSRAGVVCNIGESTPASPKQQYKRFYFVDWVVMNKHKKAWLPRVSAVVDEQRGTAITWMLGDDLRGALKQMSESAFRARPWFEAGAWGGNWIKENIRGVSPDVPNYAWSFELITPENGVVFESDRKLLEVSFANLMHYDNRAILGKAASCFGDEFPIRFDFLDTFDGGNLSVQCHPTKAYIKDNFGENFTQDETYYILDARQDAKVYLGFQEDVKKEEFRALLEKSAAEKEAIQVEDFIQVFPAKKHDLFLIPNGTVHCSGINNMVLEISSTPYIYTFKMYDWLRLDLDGNPRPLNIDRAFENLDFDRRGEAAARELISAQSIIRKGADWQLVNLSTHPEHFYAVHRFEFDTEVQAETEEQCHILSLVEGSSIVVRTGDVEQEVSYAETFVVPAAARAYTLVNRGPSRAKVVKAFVKDAYCGGTGDNQARR